The following are encoded together in the Adhaeribacter arboris genome:
- the porK gene encoding T9SS ring complex lipoprotein PorK/GldK gives MNKFLKLSFIAVSVIVLGGCGMRGGPEGDVIGVQDRPEFNPQEVPYGMVPCPGGTFHMGQTDQDIAATMSNLNKQVTIRGFYMDETEITNNEYREFVNAIREDSLDVLGEEFVMTQLYPDTTVWMRDFTYSMGDPMMQYYYTHPAFDNYPVVGVDWNAAKYFSDWRTKRKNAFLVEDGQAAMPDFRLPSEAEWEYAARGGRDMVTYPWGGPYLRNAKGCMLANFKPGRGDYYSDGYSYTGPVGQYFPNDFGLYDMAGNVAEWCADAYYDASVPVVWDLNPVYNNDNEPRKVVRGGSWKDVAYFLETGTRNFEFEDSARSYIGFRNSMIMLGDRQRTK, from the coding sequence ATGAATAAATTTCTAAAATTGTCTTTTATTGCTGTATCAGTAATAGTTTTAGGCGGCTGTGGTATGCGCGGCGGACCTGAAGGAGACGTAATAGGGGTACAAGATCGCCCTGAATTTAATCCGCAGGAAGTTCCTTATGGGATGGTGCCATGCCCAGGTGGAACTTTTCACATGGGGCAAACCGATCAGGATATTGCAGCTACTATGTCTAATTTAAATAAACAAGTAACCATTCGGGGGTTTTACATGGATGAAACCGAGATAACTAACAACGAATATCGCGAATTTGTAAACGCTATCCGGGAAGATTCATTAGATGTATTGGGTGAAGAATTTGTAATGACCCAACTATATCCGGATACGACTGTTTGGATGCGGGATTTTACTTATTCAATGGGCGATCCTATGATGCAGTATTACTATACGCACCCGGCTTTTGATAATTACCCGGTGGTGGGAGTAGATTGGAATGCAGCCAAATATTTTTCTGACTGGCGTACCAAACGTAAAAATGCTTTCTTAGTGGAAGATGGTCAGGCAGCAATGCCCGATTTCCGGTTACCATCCGAAGCAGAATGGGAGTACGCTGCCCGGGGTGGCAGGGATATGGTTACTTATCCGTGGGGTGGTCCTTACTTGCGGAATGCGAAAGGTTGTATGTTAGCTAACTTCAAACCCGGTCGGGGCGACTACTATAGTGATGGTTATTCTTATACCGGACCCGTAGGGCAATATTTTCCGAACGATTTTGGTTTATACGATATGGCAGGTAACGTAGCCGAATGGTGCGCCGATGCTTATTATGATGCTTCGGTACCGGTAGTATGGGATTTAAACCCGGTGTATAATAATGATAATGAACCACGTAAAGTTGTAAGAGGCGGCTCTTGGAAAGATGTTGCTTACTTCCTCGAAACAGGTACTCGAAACTTTGAATTTGAAGATTCTGCCCGCTCTTACATTGGGTTTCGTAACTCCATGATCATGTTAGGGGATCGTCAGCGTACTAAATAA